The Chryseolinea soli genome contains a region encoding:
- a CDS encoding sensor histidine kinase: protein MEFKVLRAITRIGTRHLDNADDEEDIILSNKVSMLMSTLPLIYIFANVYDQGWSRITLPILLQPFLFLIPVLVNGLGYTTFSRVLLSWNMPLQALIFSIYNKSSGIDFQTSHYIGIQFSIMASSVVPFLLFRLEDTFLMLFSLAGPFLALTCFDLVHNFFGVGYHQKGLSESGYALTKMRVLIGFIIITGSALFLKRSVGKKEHVNKGLIADLEEKNREILGQLEEISAQNEFISLQNNQLEEQKRTIESQYHLLQMAKSDLEKKVKEKTADILQASQELEKQYLQLEQFAFMAAHNLRGPVARILGLLQLLQFPETDPLEKEKVMTLIGSSILDLDEVIRDLVSVVQVKYQNADNNKKLKASDIMRKVLSQLQQDLDSQGIVISNQINPQHEIAVNDAFAHSILHNIISNSIKYKDVSKTPHIFLRSEVNETECILEITDNGIGFDSEAHRDKLFKPFSRLNTRFSGKGLGLYLAKVQVESAGGHIFARSKVNEGTTIRLQFPTGAAMTSPN from the coding sequence ATGGAATTTAAAGTATTGAGGGCAATCACCCGGATAGGAACGCGTCATTTAGACAACGCAGACGACGAGGAGGATATCATACTTTCGAACAAAGTGAGTATGCTGATGTCCACATTGCCCTTGATCTACATTTTTGCGAATGTCTATGATCAGGGATGGTCCCGGATCACACTGCCCATACTTTTGCAGCCGTTCTTGTTTTTGATTCCCGTTCTGGTGAACGGGCTGGGATACACAACGTTCAGCCGGGTGTTGCTCAGTTGGAACATGCCTTTGCAGGCCTTGATCTTTTCGATCTACAACAAATCGTCGGGAATAGATTTCCAGACCTCCCACTACATCGGCATACAGTTCTCGATCATGGCGTCTTCGGTGGTGCCCTTTCTGTTGTTCCGATTGGAAGACACTTTTCTCATGTTGTTCTCGCTTGCCGGTCCTTTTCTCGCCTTAACCTGTTTTGATCTCGTTCACAATTTCTTTGGCGTGGGCTACCATCAAAAAGGCCTGAGCGAAAGCGGGTATGCCTTAACGAAGATGAGGGTGTTGATCGGCTTCATCATCATCACGGGCAGTGCACTTTTTTTGAAGCGATCGGTCGGGAAAAAGGAGCACGTCAACAAAGGCCTCATTGCCGACCTCGAAGAAAAGAACCGCGAGATACTCGGTCAGCTGGAAGAAATTTCCGCGCAAAATGAATTCATCTCCCTTCAGAATAACCAGTTGGAGGAACAGAAAAGGACCATCGAAAGTCAGTATCACTTGTTGCAGATGGCCAAGTCGGACCTGGAGAAAAAAGTAAAAGAAAAGACCGCCGACATTCTCCAGGCGAGCCAGGAATTGGAAAAGCAATACCTGCAATTGGAACAATTTGCGTTTATGGCTGCACACAATTTGCGCGGCCCCGTGGCGCGGATCCTCGGCTTGCTTCAGCTGCTTCAGTTTCCAGAGACCGACCCATTGGAAAAAGAAAAGGTGATGACCCTCATCGGGAGTTCTATCCTGGATTTGGATGAGGTCATTCGCGATCTCGTCTCCGTGGTCCAGGTAAAATATCAAAATGCGGATAACAACAAGAAGTTAAAGGCGTCGGATATTATGCGGAAAGTGTTGAGTCAGTTGCAGCAGGATCTGGATAGCCAGGGGATCGTTATCTCCAATCAAATAAATCCGCAGCACGAAATTGCCGTGAACGATGCTTTTGCCCATTCCATCCTGCACAACATCATCAGCAACAGCATTAAGTATAAAGACGTGTCCAAGACACCACATATCTTCTTGCGTTCGGAGGTGAACGAGACCGAGTGTATTCTCGAGATCACCGACAACGGCATTGGTTTTGACTCCGAGGCGCACCGTGATAAGTTATTCAAACCATTTTCCAGGCTCAATACCCGTTTTTCCGGCAAAGGTCTGGGGCTCTACCTGGCCAAGGTTCAGGTGGAAAGCGCAGGTGGGCACATCTTTGCCCGCAGCAAGGTCAACGAAGGAACTACGATAAGGCTTCAATTCCCGACCGGTGCCGCAATGACCAGCCCAAACTAG
- a CDS encoding YceI family protein, translating into MKKSIILFASLFSTTFMFAQTTWTIDNGHSKIGFSVTHMAVAETEGKFNEYSGALVSRNENFDGAEITFSAKTASIDTENERRDGHLKSPDFFDAAKYPDITFKGNLVKSGAKYKLKGDLTMHGVTKPVEFEVSGGATVNTGRGFKSGFKFTGTISRKDFGLTWANTTPTGEMVVSDEVELNIKIELDKKA; encoded by the coding sequence ATGAAAAAATCTATTATTCTTTTTGCTTCGCTTTTTTCCACAACGTTCATGTTTGCCCAGACCACCTGGACGATCGACAACGGCCACTCCAAAATTGGTTTCAGCGTAACCCACATGGCGGTTGCCGAGACAGAGGGGAAATTCAATGAGTACAGCGGAGCCCTGGTGTCTAGGAATGAAAACTTCGACGGCGCCGAAATAACTTTTTCCGCAAAAACGGCTTCGATCGACACCGAAAATGAACGCCGCGATGGCCACTTAAAGTCGCCCGATTTTTTTGACGCTGCCAAATATCCCGACATCACCTTCAAAGGCAACCTCGTAAAAAGCGGTGCCAAGTATAAACTGAAAGGCGACCTGACGATGCACGGCGTGACAAAGCCGGTTGAGTTTGAGGTTAGCGGCGGCGCCACGGTGAACACCGGACGCGGATTCAAGTCGGGTTTTAAATTCACCGGAACGATCAGCCGCAAAGACTTCGGCTTGACCTGGGCCAACACCACTCCCACAGGAGAGATGGTCGTGAGCGACGAAGTGGAACTGAACATCAAAATCGAATTGGACAAGAAAGCCTAA
- a CDS encoding glycoside hydrolase family 3 protein, with protein MKRLLILPALLWALVSVGQTWTEKKNDGFSLVTNPKGQTLGYALNSGVKLLTVDGLAFKDLNKNNVLDKYEDWRLPADVRAKDLAAKMSVEQIAGLMLYSGHQSIPAQSSGFRAGTYNGKPLAESGLLSSDITDQQKTFLTTDNLRHILITSVESPEVAARWNNNVQSFVEGMGLGIPANTSSDPRHGAVANTEYNLGSGGKISMWPISLGLAATFDPALVQKFGSIAAKEYRALGIATALSPQIDLGTEPRWNRINGTFGEDPTLSADMARAYVDGFQTSSGSAEIKDGWGYQSVNAMVKHWPGGGPEEGGRDGHFAYGKFAVYPGKNFETHLVPFVKGAFNLSGKTKMASAVMPYYTISYDQDHVNHENVGNGFSKYLITDLLRKKYNYDGVVCTDWLITGDEGKTPDIFAGKSWGVESLTVAQRHYKVIMAGVDQFGGNNAVGPVLEAYQMGVKEHGEPFMRKRFEESAVRLLKNIFNVGLFENPYLDPQLSKSVVGSPEYMTAGYEAQLKSLILLKNKGHVLPLKKNTAVYIPKRTVPAGRDWFGNVTPEKIEYPVSMDMAKKYFTVIDDPAKADVAIVFVKSPEGGVGYNKADRENGGNGYVPISLQYGPYTSTASREKSIAAGDPVIDPTITNRSYKGKASTATNITDLKSILDTKTAMNNKPVIVVVDGNKPMVFQEFEPQVDGIVYGFGVMNQAILDLLTGAAEPSGLLPVQMPLNMETVEQQQEDVPHDMKVHVDSEGNAYDFAYGLNWKGVIDDKRTAHYKKKTLKP; from the coding sequence ATGAAACGACTTCTCATACTCCCCGCCCTTTTGTGGGCTTTGGTTTCGGTTGGACAAACCTGGACCGAAAAAAAGAACGACGGATTTTCCCTGGTCACTAACCCGAAAGGACAAACCCTGGGATATGCTTTAAACTCCGGAGTGAAGCTGCTGACCGTCGATGGGTTAGCGTTCAAGGATCTGAATAAAAACAATGTGCTCGACAAATACGAAGACTGGCGGCTACCGGCCGATGTTCGCGCAAAGGACCTTGCTGCAAAAATGTCGGTAGAACAAATCGCCGGGTTGATGCTCTACAGCGGGCACCAGTCCATCCCTGCACAGTCGAGTGGTTTCAGAGCCGGAACGTATAATGGCAAACCCCTCGCCGAGAGCGGGCTGCTGTCGTCCGACATTACGGACCAGCAAAAAACTTTTCTCACCACCGACAACCTAAGGCACATCCTGATCACTTCCGTGGAAAGCCCCGAGGTTGCCGCCAGGTGGAACAACAACGTACAATCCTTCGTCGAGGGCATGGGTCTTGGCATTCCCGCCAACACCAGTTCAGATCCGCGTCACGGCGCCGTGGCCAACACGGAATATAATCTTGGTAGCGGGGGCAAGATCTCCATGTGGCCGATATCGCTTGGGCTGGCAGCCACATTCGATCCCGCACTGGTTCAAAAATTTGGTTCCATCGCCGCCAAAGAATACCGGGCACTGGGCATCGCGACAGCGTTGTCGCCACAAATCGATCTGGGTACCGAACCCCGCTGGAACCGCATCAACGGAACCTTCGGAGAAGACCCTACCCTCTCGGCCGATATGGCGCGAGCCTATGTCGATGGGTTCCAGACCTCTTCGGGAAGTGCAGAAATAAAAGATGGCTGGGGATACCAAAGCGTGAACGCCATGGTGAAACATTGGCCCGGTGGCGGACCGGAAGAAGGTGGACGCGATGGCCATTTTGCCTATGGAAAGTTTGCCGTATATCCCGGAAAGAATTTTGAAACACACCTCGTCCCTTTCGTGAAGGGAGCGTTCAATCTATCGGGTAAAACAAAAATGGCTTCCGCCGTCATGCCCTATTACACGATTTCTTATGATCAGGATCATGTCAACCACGAAAATGTCGGCAACGGATTTTCGAAATACCTGATCACCGATTTGTTGAGAAAGAAATACAACTACGACGGCGTGGTGTGTACCGATTGGCTGATCACGGGCGACGAAGGAAAAACACCCGACATCTTTGCCGGCAAATCCTGGGGTGTTGAGTCGCTCACCGTGGCACAGCGCCATTACAAAGTGATCATGGCCGGTGTGGATCAGTTTGGAGGAAACAACGCCGTTGGCCCGGTGCTGGAAGCTTACCAGATGGGCGTGAAAGAACATGGTGAACCGTTCATGCGCAAACGCTTTGAAGAATCGGCCGTGCGACTGTTGAAGAATATCTTCAACGTTGGGCTCTTTGAAAATCCATACCTGGATCCGCAGCTGTCAAAAAGCGTGGTCGGCAGTCCGGAGTACATGACGGCAGGGTATGAAGCCCAACTGAAATCGCTCATCTTATTGAAAAACAAAGGACACGTCTTGCCTCTGAAAAAGAACACGGCCGTATATATCCCGAAACGTACGGTCCCCGCCGGACGCGATTGGTTTGGGAACGTTACGCCGGAGAAGATCGAATACCCGGTGAGTATGGACATGGCAAAAAAATACTTTACTGTTATCGATGATCCTGCAAAAGCCGACGTCGCCATCGTCTTTGTGAAGAGTCCGGAAGGTGGTGTGGGCTACAACAAAGCTGATCGCGAAAATGGCGGCAATGGCTATGTGCCCATCAGCCTTCAATATGGCCCCTACACTTCCACCGCCTCGCGTGAAAAAAGTATTGCCGCCGGCGACCCGGTGATCGATCCTACCATCACCAATCGTTCCTATAAAGGAAAAGCATCCACGGCCACCAACATCACCGATCTCAAATCCATTCTGGACACGAAGACGGCGATGAACAACAAACCGGTCATCGTTGTGGTGGATGGCAACAAGCCGATGGTGTTTCAGGAATTCGAACCCCAGGTCGATGGTATTGTCTACGGCTTTGGCGTGATGAACCAGGCGATCCTCGACCTGTTGACAGGCGCCGCCGAACCCTCGGGGTTGCTTCCCGTGCAAATGCCGCTGAACATGGAGACGGTGGAACAACAACAGGAAGACGTGCCTCATGACATGAAAGTGCATGTCGATAGCGAAGGAAACGCCTATGACTTTGCGTATGGATTAAACTGGAAAGGTGTGATCGACGACAAGCGCACCGCGCACTACAAAAAGAAAACACTCAAGCCCTAA
- a CDS encoding winged helix-turn-helix domain-containing protein yields MDKVILTPSQARKIILHATGLSKRAQFGKGKEAVFKLIDHLGFVQIDTNYVVERAHHHSIVSRVPDYKPEWLDQLQADGRIFEFWTFATGYIPMRDFRFSLPVKESFAARRKELTTTEVNLMKKVLDRISREGPLMARDFENDRVTKSSGWWDWRPSKLALERLHLDGRLVTTRKDNFQKVYDLPENILPPDVDMSLPTAEEFARHIILRVLKALGIAYAKEIAWSARFVKHSIKTELEKLVETGEICRVEIAGLKGPLYMLPEYKKKKITVSGEAFILSPFDVLNVFRHRLRDFFDFDYQVECFVPAPKRKYGYFSLPILIGDTFVARMDSKADRKQRTLTIHNLHFEPLKLTKPMVAKVCDALQAFAKFNQCDAIVIKKSNDASLLKTVRKAVS; encoded by the coding sequence ATGGACAAAGTCATCCTCACCCCATCCCAAGCCCGGAAAATCATTCTTCACGCCACGGGACTATCAAAGCGCGCGCAGTTTGGCAAAGGCAAGGAGGCGGTCTTTAAGCTTATCGACCACCTTGGCTTTGTTCAGATCGACACCAACTATGTGGTTGAGCGGGCCCATCATCACAGCATTGTGTCGCGGGTGCCCGACTACAAACCGGAGTGGCTCGACCAACTTCAGGCCGACGGACGGATCTTCGAATTCTGGACGTTTGCCACCGGCTACATCCCCATGCGCGACTTCCGTTTTTCGCTGCCGGTGAAGGAAAGTTTTGCGGCCCGGAGAAAAGAGTTGACCACAACAGAAGTCAACCTGATGAAGAAAGTGCTCGACCGGATCTCGCGGGAGGGGCCGCTCATGGCGCGCGATTTTGAGAATGACCGCGTCACCAAAAGTTCGGGCTGGTGGGATTGGCGTCCTTCGAAGCTCGCCCTCGAACGCCTTCACCTCGACGGGCGACTGGTGACCACCCGCAAAGATAATTTTCAGAAAGTATATGACCTGCCCGAAAACATCCTCCCGCCCGACGTGGACATGTCCCTGCCCACCGCCGAAGAATTTGCCCGCCACATCATCTTGCGTGTGTTGAAAGCGTTGGGCATTGCCTATGCCAAAGAGATCGCCTGGAGCGCCCGGTTTGTGAAACACTCCATCAAGACGGAATTGGAGAAACTTGTTGAAACCGGCGAGATTTGCCGCGTAGAGATCGCCGGTCTGAAAGGACCCCTCTACATGCTTCCAGAGTATAAAAAGAAGAAGATCACCGTGTCCGGCGAAGCGTTCATTCTCTCCCCGTTCGATGTGTTAAATGTTTTCCGGCATCGCCTGAGAGATTTTTTTGACTTCGACTACCAGGTCGAATGCTTTGTGCCCGCCCCCAAGCGCAAGTATGGCTACTTTTCGCTGCCGATCTTGATCGGCGACACCTTTGTGGCCCGCATGGACTCAAAGGCCGACCGAAAGCAGCGGACATTGACCATCCACAACCTGCACTTCGAACCGCTCAAGCTCACCAAACCGATGGTCGCCAAGGTGTGCGATGCACTGCAGGCCTTTGCAAAATTCAATCAATGCGATGCCATCGTCATCAAAAAATCAAATGATGCGTCGCTTTTGAAAACCGTTCGGAAAGCGGTGTCGTGA
- a CDS encoding sensor histidine kinase — protein MGTNLEQVIEKLRKSEERYHKMIAEVEDYAIILLDVDGIIQNWNRGAEKIKQYKEAEIVGKHFSTFYLPEDIENNLPETLLGLARENGRAAQEGWRKRKDGTRFWGSITITALHDDDGVVIGYSKVTRDLTERKIAEDQQNQVTEQLRALNTELSLSEQRYHQMIAEVQDYAIIFLDPSGNIVNWNTGAQVIKGYSSEIIGTNFNVFYTPEDRKRKLPETLLEHAKTHGKANHEGWRVRKNGSTFWGNTVITALHNKSGELIGFSKVTRDLTEKKMAEDRLVAYANELEIRNRELEQFAYVTSHDLQEPLRKIRTFTEIIQKNAGDSAVVSRYFEKINRAAERMTNLIKSVLNYSRLSRDNAGFVDVDLNEIMVQVQADFELLIAEKNATVHVGKLPVIQGDYQQLEQLFSNLVSNALKFTDSDPVIQIQSKFVNQEQIVGGPDHLPEERYVEILVADNGIGFEPKYADLIFTMFQRLQDTQDYAGTGIGLALCKKIIENHRGFITATSEQGKGANFYVYFPYKAQS, from the coding sequence GTGGGAACGAACCTTGAACAGGTGATCGAGAAGTTGAGAAAGAGCGAGGAGCGGTATCATAAAATGATCGCCGAAGTGGAAGACTATGCCATCATTCTCCTGGATGTGGACGGTATCATTCAAAATTGGAATCGGGGCGCTGAGAAGATCAAACAATACAAGGAGGCGGAGATCGTCGGAAAACATTTTAGCACCTTCTATTTACCCGAAGACATCGAGAATAATCTTCCGGAAACCTTATTGGGGCTTGCCCGGGAAAATGGCCGAGCCGCACAGGAGGGGTGGCGGAAGAGAAAGGACGGGACAAGATTTTGGGGAAGCATCACCATCACCGCACTGCACGACGATGACGGTGTCGTGATCGGATACTCAAAAGTGACACGCGACCTGACGGAACGAAAAATCGCGGAGGACCAGCAAAACCAAGTCACCGAACAACTGAGGGCCCTGAATACTGAATTGTCGCTGAGCGAACAGCGCTATCACCAAATGATCGCCGAGGTTCAGGATTATGCCATCATTTTTCTTGACCCGTCGGGTAACATTGTGAATTGGAATACCGGTGCCCAGGTCATCAAGGGATATTCCAGTGAGATCATTGGAACGAATTTTAATGTATTCTACACCCCCGAGGACCGAAAGCGAAAATTGCCGGAGACGCTGCTGGAGCATGCTAAAACACACGGCAAGGCAAACCATGAAGGATGGCGTGTGAGAAAAAACGGATCTACCTTTTGGGGCAACACCGTGATCACGGCGCTGCACAACAAGTCGGGTGAATTGATCGGATTTTCGAAAGTGACCCGCGATTTGACCGAGAAGAAAATGGCAGAGGACCGGCTGGTTGCCTATGCCAACGAGTTGGAGATCCGGAACCGGGAACTGGAACAGTTTGCCTATGTCACGTCCCACGATCTGCAGGAGCCTTTGCGAAAGATCAGGACCTTCACCGAGATCATTCAAAAAAATGCCGGCGACTCCGCCGTGGTGAGTCGCTATTTTGAAAAAATAAACCGGGCGGCCGAGCGGATGACCAACCTCATCAAATCCGTGCTGAACTATAGCCGTTTGTCGAGAGACAATGCAGGATTTGTCGATGTGGACTTGAACGAGATCATGGTGCAAGTCCAGGCCGACTTCGAACTGCTGATCGCGGAAAAAAATGCCACCGTACACGTCGGCAAGTTGCCGGTCATCCAGGGGGATTATCAACAGCTTGAACAATTGTTCTCGAATCTGGTGAGCAATGCGTTAAAGTTTACGGATAGTGATCCCGTTATTCAAATTCAATCCAAATTCGTCAACCAGGAACAGATCGTTGGCGGTCCCGATCATCTCCCGGAAGAGCGGTACGTGGAGATCCTGGTCGCCGACAACGGGATCGGATTTGAGCCGAAGTATGCGGATTTGATATTCACCATGTTTCAACGCCTGCAAGACACGCAGGACTATGCCGGCACGGGCATCGGTTTAGCGCTTTGCAAAAAGATCATCGAAAATCACCGCGGGTTCATAACGGCCACCAGCGAACAAGGAAAGGGAGCAAACTTCTATGTCTATTTTCCCTATAAAGCCCAATCCTGA
- a CDS encoding response regulator has translation MIVCLLIDDDQDDQEIFSMALEDINRDIQCIMASNGILALEKLKAKKPLIPDYIFIDVNMPKMNGIECLQEIQKLDHLKHADVFMYSTSSDEKMIEKSKALGAKDFIVKPPGLTLLTEKLLQVFSKRAG, from the coding sequence ATGATAGTTTGCTTGCTTATTGATGATGACCAGGACGATCAGGAAATTTTTTCCATGGCCTTGGAGGATATAAACCGCGACATCCAATGCATCATGGCGAGCAACGGTATTTTAGCATTAGAGAAATTGAAGGCAAAAAAGCCTCTGATCCCCGACTATATTTTCATCGATGTGAACATGCCGAAGATGAATGGTATAGAATGCTTGCAGGAGATCCAAAAGCTAGACCATTTGAAGCATGCCGACGTGTTTATGTACTCCACCTCCTCGGATGAAAAGATGATTGAGAAGAGTAAAGCCCTTGGAGCAAAGGACTTCATCGTCAAACCCCCCGGGTTGACGCTGTTGACCGAAAAATTGTTACAGGTTTTTAGCAAGCGAGCCGGATGA
- a CDS encoding WG repeat-containing protein has translation MISLLLVVVSLVPVAAQKKWPIKPTYDDASAFTNGVAHVTLRDSLLFIDKTGKILRGYRKNDVGRFSDGLAAIKMPDSKYGYLDLTGQLAIKPRFSYAHDFVDGVATVVDKNLMGLIDKTGAYVFPLKYFSLLDVSEGLIAAQSATTKKWGYIDKTGKEVIPFLYDNLKNAPGAEPFSDGLAAVYLHDKAGYIDKTGKTVIPHTFNQGNPFEGGYATVYDGSSTPKTIDKTGKFVTSPPAADKPASQPKTDPRFPGAQEVGEASEGLMPAKRNGKWGYVSVE, from the coding sequence ATGATATCGCTCTTACTCGTTGTGGTCTCCCTCGTCCCGGTTGCCGCCCAAAAGAAGTGGCCCATTAAGCCGACCTACGACGACGCCAGCGCCTTCACCAACGGCGTGGCGCACGTCACGCTGCGCGACAGTTTGTTGTTTATCGACAAGACCGGAAAGATCTTGCGCGGCTATCGCAAGAACGATGTCGGCCGATTTTCCGACGGCCTGGCCGCCATCAAAATGCCCGACAGTAAATATGGCTATCTCGATCTCACCGGCCAACTGGCCATCAAGCCCCGGTTCTCCTACGCCCACGACTTTGTGGATGGCGTGGCCACCGTAGTGGACAAGAACCTGATGGGATTGATCGACAAAACAGGAGCCTATGTTTTCCCCCTCAAATATTTTTCATTGCTCGATGTCTCCGAAGGACTGATCGCCGCCCAGAGCGCCACCACCAAGAAGTGGGGCTACATCGACAAGACCGGGAAAGAAGTCATCCCCTTCCTCTACGACAACCTGAAGAATGCTCCTGGTGCAGAGCCCTTCTCCGACGGCCTCGCCGCGGTGTACCTCCACGACAAGGCAGGCTATATCGACAAGACCGGGAAGACGGTGATCCCCCACACGTTCAACCAGGGAAACCCCTTCGAAGGAGGTTATGCCACCGTGTACGATGGCAGCAGCACACCGAAGACGATCGACAAAACCGGAAAATTTGTAACGTCTCCACCGGCCGCCGACAAACCTGCATCCCAACCCAAGACCGATCCGCGCTTTCCCGGCGCCCAGGAGGTGGGTGAAGCATCGGAAGGATTGATGCCTGCGAAGCGAAATGGGAAGTGGGGGTATGTGAGCGTGGAGTAG
- a CDS encoding response regulator, with product MKRTILLVDDDPFFRFMHERLLLAVRPDFEIRMAEDGSQALQDIHACIAGERNLPDYILLDSEMPGMNGQEFLEAFRTLIFPGKERIQIVLVSTSADPIPLDGYEKYKIMSFTKPIRIDQLKEIIFPEPMVQALKKH from the coding sequence ATGAAAAGAACAATTCTTCTGGTCGATGACGATCCATTTTTTCGGTTCATGCACGAGCGTTTATTGTTGGCGGTTAGACCCGATTTTGAAATCCGCATGGCCGAAGACGGCTCCCAAGCCCTCCAGGACATCCACGCCTGCATCGCGGGCGAACGCAATCTACCCGACTATATTCTCCTGGACTCGGAGATGCCGGGCATGAATGGACAAGAATTTCTGGAAGCTTTCCGGACGCTGATTTTCCCCGGAAAGGAACGCATCCAGATCGTCCTGGTCAGCACCTCGGCCGATCCCATTCCACTGGACGGTTATGAAAAATACAAGATCATGTCTTTCACCAAACCGATCCGCATCGACCAATTGAAGGAAATCATTTTTCCGGAGCCGATGGTTCAAGCGCTGAAAAAACATTAG
- a CDS encoding carboxypeptidase-like regulatory domain-containing protein, whose amino-acid sequence MKKISIPFVLFLALAAFAMPGCEKEKTVSLRGDVIGFVKLIDEKGNPQRDNGNAKVTVGENVATSTTEASGRFEMKNVPVGTYTMTFEREGYSVKKQFNQLLAGGNEPAVVTGITLVQFPTIAASDIKVTSDGYFVTATGTLNPAVDFYLIRLYVNDSSNVSNEHYDFQGGSQGCCGSLKGFQVSASSYPVAPPRNTKLYVALYASSQANSGGTYSYYDYTSNRWIDPTEKKLGDPIEVIF is encoded by the coding sequence ATGAAAAAAATATCCATACCCTTCGTCCTGTTTCTGGCCCTTGCCGCGTTTGCCATGCCGGGCTGTGAAAAAGAAAAGACGGTGTCCCTTCGGGGCGATGTGATTGGCTTTGTAAAACTGATCGATGAGAAAGGCAATCCGCAGCGCGACAACGGCAATGCGAAAGTGACCGTGGGTGAAAACGTTGCCACGTCGACCACGGAAGCTTCGGGTAGATTTGAAATGAAAAATGTTCCCGTTGGGACCTATACCATGACGTTTGAACGCGAAGGCTATAGCGTGAAAAAGCAATTCAACCAACTCCTCGCCGGCGGCAACGAGCCTGCCGTGGTGACGGGCATTACGCTGGTGCAATTTCCGACCATAGCAGCCTCCGATATCAAAGTCACTTCCGACGGGTACTTCGTCACGGCCACAGGAACCCTGAACCCGGCGGTTGATTTTTATCTCATCCGTCTGTATGTCAACGACAGTTCCAATGTGTCGAATGAGCACTACGATTTTCAAGGCGGATCGCAAGGTTGCTGCGGTAGCCTCAAGGGATTTCAAGTATCGGCCAGTTCCTACCCCGTAGCTCCTCCCCGAAATACCAAGCTTTACGTCGCCCTGTATGCCTCATCCCAGGCCAACTCCGGTGGCACCTACAGCTACTACGATTACACGTCCAACCGGTGGATCGATCCTACAGAGAAAAAACTCGGCGATCCTATCGAGGTGATTTTTTAA
- a CDS encoding carboxypeptidase-like regulatory domain-containing protein gives MKSNYSYILFTLLLLFAACREKEIVEIGGTGVLKGTVACYDSPYYGSNGDGFVNITVEGTEPLRTLQTDAAGNFQIDNLRMGTYNLVFERAGYGTSRVQGLAFVGGDEPLVTSFVLYKLPAVEITDFKLNVIKYNNVWLDATVQFDSPDNPVIRSGFMRFYLSDAPDVSPTRYRETMTTPFDISSGYARTSFTLNTNVFPSGTDLYVVAYPCADEAQNYIDMDTGTRIFTSVGPKGSSAIKILVP, from the coding sequence ATGAAATCGAACTATTCCTATATTCTTTTTACCCTCCTTCTTTTGTTTGCGGCCTGCCGCGAGAAAGAGATCGTCGAGATTGGTGGTACAGGCGTGTTGAAGGGCACGGTGGCGTGCTATGACAGCCCTTACTACGGAAGTAACGGCGACGGCTTTGTGAACATCACCGTGGAGGGAACCGAACCGTTGCGAACCCTGCAAACCGACGCGGCGGGAAATTTTCAGATCGACAATCTTCGCATGGGTACCTACAACCTGGTTTTTGAACGCGCGGGCTATGGCACGAGTCGGGTGCAGGGTCTCGCCTTCGTCGGGGGCGATGAACCGCTGGTGACGTCGTTCGTCCTCTACAAGCTTCCCGCAGTGGAGATCACCGACTTTAAGCTGAATGTCATCAAATACAATAACGTGTGGCTGGACGCAACCGTGCAGTTCGATTCCCCCGATAACCCGGTGATCCGGTCAGGGTTCATGCGCTTTTATCTCAGCGACGCGCCCGATGTATCGCCAACCCGCTATCGCGAGACCATGACCACGCCTTTCGATATCAGCAGCGGCTATGCGCGCACGAGTTTTACATTGAATACCAATGTATTCCCGTCGGGCACAGACCTCTATGTTGTAGCCTATCCCTGCGCCGACGAAGCACAGAATTACATCGACATGGACACCGGCACCAGGATCTTTACGAGCGTCGGTCCGAAGGGGTCGTCTGCTATCAAAATACTGGTTCCCTGA